One genomic segment of Halalkalicoccus tibetensis includes these proteins:
- a CDS encoding 30S ribosomal protein S19e, whose product MTTLYDVPADELIEELSDRLADRLKRPDWAAYAKTGPSRDLPPEREDFWSVRAASLLRKVAIDGPVGVERLATHYGSAKRGSNRYQVAPPKQADGSDNVIRTILQQFEEEGLVSQQGEAGRVLTAEGRSLIDETAGDVLAEISEDRPELERYA is encoded by the coding sequence ATGACGACGCTCTATGACGTGCCAGCGGACGAGCTTATCGAGGAGCTCTCGGACCGGCTCGCGGACCGACTCAAGCGGCCCGACTGGGCCGCCTACGCCAAGACCGGCCCCAGCCGCGATCTCCCGCCCGAACGCGAGGACTTCTGGTCGGTCCGTGCGGCCAGCCTGCTCCGGAAGGTCGCCATCGACGGTCCCGTCGGCGTCGAGCGCCTCGCGACCCACTACGGGAGCGCGAAGCGCGGCTCGAACCGCTACCAGGTCGCCCCGCCGAAACAGGCCGACGGCAGCGACAACGTCATCCGGACGATCCTCCAGCAGTTCGAGGAGGAGGGTCTCGTCTCCCAGCAGGGCGAGGCCGGCCGCGTGCTGACCGCCGAGGGCCGCAGCCTGATCGATGAGACGGCCGGCGACGTGCTCGCCGAGATCAGCGAGGACCGACCCGAGCTCGAACGCTACGCCTGA